Proteins from a single region of Sinorhizobium alkalisoli:
- a CDS encoding flagellar hook-associated family protein, translating into MKTSFVSNLAVQNAMRLTIQQGQTELLKLETEISTGRLADVGVALGSSTERSVSLRRELTRLETLTDTNAIVTQRLAASQESLSLMAQAAEQLRNTLVTFKGNDSVDQLSVQNSEIVSAMSMFTAAANTSFNGEFLFAGINTDVMPFEDYNATASSAKATFDAELAAYMTANGIGSMSDFTRAQMEDFITNTLAPLYDDDAQWAADWSQSSSQNMTSRISAGEVIQSSTNATTDGFRKFALASVIASELMDADISSEVRTYIGEAAIGYVAEAITDITAERSMLGISEARVEKANTSLEVQINLINTHITDLEGIDAYAASTRMNTLLTQMETSYTLTARIQQLNLINFL; encoded by the coding sequence ATGAAGACATCCTTCGTTTCAAACCTGGCAGTGCAAAATGCCATGCGCCTGACCATTCAGCAGGGTCAGACGGAACTGCTGAAGCTCGAAACGGAGATATCGACGGGCCGGCTTGCGGATGTCGGCGTCGCGCTCGGCTCCTCCACCGAACGCTCGGTCAGCCTGAGGCGGGAGCTGACGCGCCTCGAAACCCTGACCGACACGAACGCGATCGTCACCCAGAGGCTCGCTGCGTCGCAGGAATCGCTCTCGCTGATGGCGCAAGCCGCCGAGCAACTGCGCAACACGCTCGTCACCTTCAAGGGCAACGACTCGGTGGACCAGCTATCGGTCCAGAACAGCGAAATCGTGAGCGCGATGTCGATGTTCACGGCGGCCGCGAACACGTCCTTCAATGGCGAATTTCTCTTTGCGGGCATCAATACCGACGTGATGCCTTTCGAAGACTACAATGCTACCGCCTCGTCCGCAAAGGCGACCTTCGACGCCGAACTTGCCGCCTACATGACGGCGAACGGCATCGGTTCCATGAGCGACTTCACCCGGGCGCAAATGGAAGACTTCATCACCAACACGCTGGCCCCGCTGTACGACGACGACGCCCAATGGGCTGCCGACTGGTCTCAATCCTCGAGCCAGAACATGACCAGCCGCATCAGCGCGGGTGAGGTGATTCAAAGCTCGACGAACGCGACGACGGACGGCTTCCGGAAGTTCGCTCTTGCCAGCGTGATCGCGTCGGAACTCATGGACGCGGATATCAGCTCCGAGGTGCGCACCTATATCGGCGAAGCGGCGATCGGCTATGTCGCTGAGGCGATCACCGACATCACCGCCGAGCGCAGCATGCTCGGCATCTCTGAAGCGCGCGTAGAAAAGGCCAATACCTCGCTTGAGGTTCAGATCAACCTGATCAACACGCACATCACCGACCTCGAGGGTATCGACGCCTACGCGGCCTCGACCCGGATGAACACTTTGCTAACGCAGATGGAGACATCCTACACGCTGACAGCGCGGATCCAGCAGTTGAATTTGATAAATTTCCTCTGA
- a CDS encoding transglycosylase SLT domain-containing protein, protein MTERMMRRLALSALALVTSTCSALASAGACEGEIVAAAAKYGIPTGILYSVGLAETGRKGSLQPYAMNVEGKAYFGSSARDVLAQFDAARAHGAKLIDLGCMQINYHFHGEHFRSPEEMLDPRRNVEYAARFLSTLRARHESWTMAVARYHAGPNNDPAQKQYVCRVIANLVATGYGKWTPNAAQFCK, encoded by the coding sequence ATGACGGAACGGATGATGCGTCGACTGGCGCTGAGCGCGCTCGCGCTGGTTACGTCTACATGTAGCGCCTTGGCGAGCGCGGGCGCCTGTGAAGGTGAAATCGTCGCCGCCGCTGCGAAATATGGCATTCCCACCGGAATTCTCTATTCCGTCGGCCTGGCGGAGACCGGCCGCAAGGGATCCCTTCAGCCCTATGCGATGAATGTCGAGGGCAAGGCCTATTTCGGAAGCAGCGCACGGGACGTTCTGGCACAATTCGACGCGGCGCGGGCGCATGGCGCAAAGCTCATCGATCTCGGGTGCATGCAGATCAATTATCACTTTCACGGCGAGCATTTCCGTTCGCCGGAGGAAATGCTCGATCCGCGCCGGAATGTCGAATACGCCGCCCGATTCCTGTCCACCCTGCGCGCCAGGCACGAGAGCTGGACGATGGCCGTTGCGCGCTACCACGCCGGGCCGAACAACGATCCGGCGCAAAAGCAATATGTCTGCCGCGTCATCGCCAATCTCGTTGCGACCGGCTACGGCAAGTGGACGCCGAATGCGGCGCAGTTCTGCAAATAA
- the fliQ gene encoding flagellar biosynthesis protein FliQ, with translation MNEADALDIVQAAIWTVIVASGPAVLAAMVVGVVIAFIQALTQVQEMTLTFVPKILAVMATAALSAPFVGAQISIFTDLIFSRIQSGF, from the coding sequence ATGAACGAAGCAGACGCCCTCGACATCGTGCAGGCCGCAATCTGGACCGTGATCGTCGCCTCGGGCCCCGCGGTTCTGGCCGCCATGGTGGTCGGCGTCGTCATCGCCTTCATCCAAGCCCTGACCCAGGTTCAGGAAATGACGCTGACCTTCGTCCCGAAAATCCTGGCGGTGATGGCGACTGCGGCGCTCTCGGCGCCCTTCGTCGGCGCGCAGATCTCCATCTTCACCGACCTCATCTTCTCGCGGATCCAATCCGGGTTCTGA
- the flaF gene encoding flagellar biosynthesis regulator FlaF, with protein sequence MYQFAYAEIMEEGVAVSKDREKQVLNRSIALLEAAKQQKGYAREAIEAIYFTRRLWIRFIEDLRTPDNQLDAELRANLISIGIWILNEMEKIRRRESSNFQGIIDITTIIRDGLK encoded by the coding sequence ATGTATCAGTTTGCATACGCCGAGATCATGGAGGAAGGCGTAGCCGTTTCCAAGGATCGAGAGAAACAGGTCCTGAACCGCTCGATCGCGCTTTTGGAGGCGGCAAAGCAGCAGAAGGGATATGCGAGGGAGGCAATCGAGGCGATCTATTTCACACGGCGCCTTTGGATACGTTTCATCGAAGACCTGCGCACCCCCGACAACCAGCTGGACGCCGAATTGCGCGCCAATCTGATTTCCATCGGGATCTGGATTCTGAACGAAATGGAGAAGATCCGCAGGCGCGAATCCTCCAATTTCCAAGGTATTATCGACATCACCACCATCATCAGGGATGGACTGAAATGA
- the rem gene encoding transcriptional activator Rem: MIVVVDERGLVKEGYTSLFGREGIPSTGFDPKEFGEWVSTAADSDIDAVEAFLIGQGESAMALPRAIRDRSEAPVIAMSDTPSLETTLALFDCGVDDVVRKPVHPREILARVAAIRRRLKAIANYTDIGAIRVFADGRDPEINGEVFALPRRERRILEYLIANRGRRVSKSQIFNAIYGIFDEDVEENVVESHISKLRKKLRKKLGFDPIDSKRFLGYCIDWT, encoded by the coding sequence ATGATCGTGGTGGTTGATGAACGAGGGCTTGTGAAGGAGGGCTATACGTCCCTGTTCGGGCGCGAGGGCATTCCCTCGACGGGCTTCGATCCGAAGGAATTCGGCGAATGGGTGAGCACGGCCGCCGATTCCGACATCGATGCGGTCGAGGCCTTCCTGATCGGCCAGGGCGAAAGCGCGATGGCCTTGCCGCGTGCCATTCGTGACCGCTCCGAGGCTCCCGTCATCGCCATGAGCGACACGCCGTCGCTCGAGACCACGCTGGCGCTGTTCGACTGCGGCGTCGATGACGTCGTGCGCAAGCCGGTTCACCCGAGGGAGATCCTCGCGCGTGTTGCGGCGATCCGCCGGCGCCTCAAGGCAATCGCCAACTACACTGATATCGGCGCCATTCGTGTCTTTGCCGACGGACGCGACCCGGAGATCAACGGCGAGGTCTTCGCCTTGCCGCGGCGTGAGCGGCGCATCCTTGAATACCTCATCGCCAATCGCGGCCGCCGTGTCTCCAAGTCGCAGATATTCAATGCCATCTACGGCATCTTCGACGAGGACGTCGAGGAGAATGTCGTCGAGAGCCATATCAGCAAGCTGCGCAAGAAGCTGCGCAAGAAGCTTGGCTTCGACCCGATCGATTCCAAGCGCTTCCTTGGCTACTGCATCGACTGGACCTGA
- a CDS encoding flagellar hook protein FlgE — protein MSLYGTMRTGVSGMNAQANRLSTVAENIANSSTVGYKRASTEFSSMILPSSSGSYNSGGVQTQVRYSIADQGATTYTSSASDLAISGGGFFIVEGANGQEYLTRAGAFVQDDQGNLVNAAGFTLMGYEYQAGVDPTVVVNGFDGLTKVNLASEGLTATGSTAGLMGANLPSGAANGDVFTTSLIVYDSQGNTRILDFNYEKLADNQWELEIIDRTSSTSLGTATLDFDADGVLTTSPATLTLNGGAISPIAGTGAVLNDIDIDFSKTTQLGTSFTPDGGKIDGNAPSKISGYQIDSDGVVYIKYANGELEPRYRIALANVQSPDKLVPQSGNVYSQGVDSGVIITGFAGSGSFGTILSGALESSNVDIADELTSMIESQRNYTANSKVFQTGSELLEVLVNLKR, from the coding sequence ATGAGTCTCTATGGTACCATGAGAACGGGCGTCTCAGGCATGAACGCCCAGGCCAACCGCCTCAGCACGGTGGCTGAGAACATCGCAAATTCCAGCACGGTCGGCTACAAGCGTGCATCGACTGAATTCTCCTCGATGATCCTGCCGTCGAGCAGCGGCTCCTATAATTCCGGCGGCGTCCAGACCCAGGTGCGCTACAGCATTGCCGACCAGGGGGCGACGACCTATACGAGCTCGGCCAGCGACCTTGCGATAAGCGGCGGCGGCTTCTTCATCGTCGAGGGTGCCAATGGCCAGGAATACCTGACGCGCGCCGGAGCCTTCGTCCAGGACGACCAGGGCAATCTCGTCAATGCAGCCGGCTTCACGCTGATGGGCTACGAATACCAGGCCGGCGTCGACCCGACCGTCGTCGTCAACGGATTCGATGGTCTGACCAAGGTCAATCTGGCCTCGGAAGGCCTGACGGCGACCGGCTCGACCGCGGGCTTGATGGGTGCGAACCTGCCCTCAGGCGCCGCTAATGGCGACGTATTCACGACCTCGCTCATCGTTTACGACAGCCAGGGCAACACGCGCATCCTGGATTTCAATTACGAGAAGCTTGCCGATAACCAGTGGGAACTGGAGATCATCGACCGGACGTCGAGCACGTCTCTCGGCACCGCGACCCTGGATTTCGACGCCGACGGCGTGTTGACCACCTCGCCGGCGACCTTGACACTCAATGGTGGCGCGATCAGCCCGATCGCCGGGACTGGCGCCGTTCTCAACGATATCGACATCGACTTCTCCAAGACGACCCAGCTCGGAACCTCCTTCACGCCTGACGGTGGCAAGATCGACGGGAACGCGCCGAGCAAGATTTCAGGCTACCAGATCGATTCGGACGGTGTCGTCTATATCAAGTATGCCAACGGTGAACTCGAGCCGCGCTACCGAATCGCGCTTGCCAATGTCCAGAGCCCCGACAAGCTGGTGCCGCAGTCGGGCAACGTCTACTCGCAAGGCGTTGATTCCGGCGTCATCATTACCGGGTTTGCCGGCTCCGGCAGCTTCGGCACCATTCTTTCCGGCGCGCTCGAGAGCTCCAACGTCGATATCGCTGATGAGCTGACCTCGATGATCGAATCGCAGCGCAACTACACGGCCAATTCCAAGGTCTTCCAGACCGGCTCGGAGTTGCTCGAAGTCCTCGTGAATCTGAAGCGGTAA
- the flgD gene encoding flagellar hook assembly protein FlgD, translating into MAVSGVTSSTSTTNTPSSTSTSNADATDATLNYQSFLKLLVAQMKNQDPTDPMDASEQIAQLATFSQVEQTIKTNKNLESLLASESLTQASTYIGKTITSSDGQTSGIVAQVEVTSDGVTAITTTGKEIAIQTGITVSSTSSD; encoded by the coding sequence ATGGCGGTAAGCGGCGTCACGTCGAGCACTTCGACGACCAACACGCCGAGCTCAACTTCGACGAGCAATGCGGATGCGACCGATGCGACCCTGAATTACCAGAGCTTCCTCAAGCTTCTGGTTGCGCAGATGAAGAACCAGGATCCGACCGACCCGATGGATGCGAGCGAGCAGATTGCTCAGCTTGCGACCTTCTCCCAGGTCGAACAGACGATCAAGACGAACAAGAACCTCGAGAGCCTGCTGGCAAGCGAATCCCTGACGCAGGCCTCGACCTATATCGGCAAGACGATCACCAGCAGCGACGGTCAGACGAGCGGCATCGTCGCCCAGGTCGAAGTGACGTCCGATGGTGTCACGGCGATCACGACGACCGGCAAGGAGATCGCCATCCAGACCGGCATTACGGTTTCGAGCACATCGTCGGATTAA
- the flbT gene encoding flagellar biosynthesis repressor FlbT — protein MKSTLRISLKSGERIFVNGAVLRVDRKVAVEFLNDVTFLLENHVLQPEDATTPLRQLYFIGQMILINPEGAEQSTAMFRKSVVMLLTCFKNEEVLAELKRIDGLVTQGRAFEALKAIRALYPIEDRILNQQEMAPQIVENIRREIAPWR, from the coding sequence ATGAAAAGCACACTGCGTATCTCGCTGAAGTCGGGCGAACGAATCTTTGTGAACGGCGCGGTGCTTCGCGTTGACCGCAAGGTTGCGGTCGAATTCCTGAACGACGTCACCTTCCTCTTGGAAAATCATGTCCTGCAGCCGGAAGATGCGACGACGCCGCTTAGGCAGCTTTATTTCATCGGCCAGATGATCCTGATCAATCCCGAAGGGGCAGAACAGTCGACAGCCATGTTCCGCAAGTCGGTCGTGATGCTTCTGACCTGCTTCAAGAACGAGGAAGTGCTGGCGGAACTGAAGCGCATCGACGGCCTTGTCACGCAGGGCCGCGCCTTCGAGGCACTGAAGGCGATCCGCGCCCTCTATCCGATAGAGGACCGTATCCTCAACCAGCAGGAGATGGCGCCTCAGATCGTCGAGAATATCCGCAGGGAGATTGCCCCATGGCGGTAA
- the flgK gene encoding flagellar hook-associated protein FlgK, with protein sequence MSLSSAIAIAQSAFSTTAQQTATVSKNVANASNADYSRRMAMLGTTAGGAQIVSIYRAQNEALFKQNLASISQSSAQSSLLADLEILKSALGGNDYETAPSTYLSAFRNSLQTLASTPGNSTLAATVVADATDLANSISNTSAAVQDLRLGADKQIAEAVDNLNALLARFEIANNAVKSATAAGTDTTAALDDRDKLLKQISELVGISTVTRANNDTVIYTTGGTVLFETLARQVSFTPTSAYGATTTGNAILVDGVPISAGSGADTTAQGKLASLLQLRDDIAPTFQSQLDEMARGLVELFQEGGSPGLFTWADGNVPAAGTIEAGMASSLIVNPLAKSNPFLLRDGGFNGVVSNADGASGYTDLLDGYIAAMDTDMTFDAATGLDGTSSIMEFAAASIGWFEQIRSAASAAAENKTALLARTEEALGNVTGVSIDEEMSLLLDLEQSYKASAKLISTVDAMMAALLEAVR encoded by the coding sequence ATGTCGTTGTCCTCCGCAATCGCGATCGCACAGTCAGCATTCAGCACCACGGCGCAGCAGACGGCCACGGTGTCGAAGAACGTGGCCAATGCGAGCAACGCGGATTACTCGCGCCGCATGGCCATGCTGGGAACCACCGCGGGCGGCGCTCAGATCGTCTCGATCTACCGCGCGCAGAACGAGGCGCTATTCAAGCAGAACCTCGCCAGCATTTCGCAGTCATCCGCACAGAGCAGCCTGCTCGCCGATCTGGAAATCCTGAAATCCGCGCTCGGCGGCAACGACTACGAGACGGCGCCCTCGACCTATCTCTCTGCCTTCCGCAACAGTCTGCAGACCCTCGCCTCGACGCCGGGCAATTCGACCCTGGCCGCAACCGTGGTGGCAGATGCAACCGATCTCGCCAACTCGATCAGCAATACGTCTGCGGCCGTTCAGGACTTGCGTCTCGGCGCTGACAAGCAAATCGCCGAGGCGGTCGACAACCTGAATGCGCTGCTGGCACGATTCGAGATCGCGAACAATGCAGTCAAGTCCGCGACGGCGGCCGGAACGGATACGACCGCCGCGCTCGACGACCGTGACAAGCTTTTGAAACAGATATCGGAACTGGTTGGCATCTCGACGGTCACCAGAGCCAACAACGACACCGTCATCTACACAACCGGCGGCACCGTTCTCTTCGAAACCCTGGCGCGGCAAGTCAGCTTCACGCCGACCTCGGCCTACGGCGCCACCACCACCGGCAACGCCATCCTTGTCGACGGCGTGCCGATTTCGGCCGGCTCGGGTGCGGATACGACGGCGCAGGGCAAGCTTGCGAGCCTGCTGCAACTGCGCGACGACATCGCGCCGACCTTCCAGTCGCAGCTCGACGAGATGGCGCGCGGCCTGGTCGAACTCTTCCAGGAAGGCGGTTCTCCCGGGCTCTTCACCTGGGCGGATGGCAACGTTCCTGCCGCCGGCACGATCGAAGCAGGCATGGCCAGTTCCCTGATCGTCAATCCGCTTGCGAAGTCGAATCCATTCTTGCTGCGCGACGGCGGTTTCAACGGCGTCGTCTCAAACGCGGATGGTGCGTCGGGCTATACCGACCTGCTCGACGGCTACATCGCTGCCATGGACACCGACATGACGTTCGATGCGGCGACGGGGCTCGACGGCACGAGCTCGATCATGGAGTTCGCAGCGGCATCGATCGGCTGGTTCGAGCAGATCCGCAGTGCTGCCTCCGCAGCCGCCGAGAACAAGACGGCGCTTTTGGCGCGCACCGAAGAGGCGCTCGGCAATGTGACCGGCGTCAGCATCGACGAGGAAATGTCGCTGCTCCTCGATCTGGAGCAATCCTACAAGGCATCGGCCAAGTTGATCAGTACCGTGGACGCCATGATGGCGGCCCTTCTGGAAGCCGTGAGGTAA